Part of the Paeniglutamicibacter sulfureus genome, CGGCGGCGTTGTTGGCGATGAAGATCAAGGCTGCCTGGATGACTTCCTTGGTGTTGGTCTGGAAGAGCTGCTTCAGCGGGGTGTGCTCCGAGGCCTTGCGCAGTGCGAGCTGCTTGAAGATCGGGGATTCCTCGACGGCCTTTCGGATCAGGTAGCCAACGACGATCAACACCACAGAGAGCAGGAACGGCACGCGCCAGCCCCAGGCGGCAAACTGTTCCGGGCTCATGGACGTGCGCAGCAGGTACAGCATGCCCGTGGCAATGATCATGCCGATCGGGACACCGATCTGCGGGAAGGCGCCGAAGAAGCCGCGCTTGTTGTTCGGGGCGTGCTCCACAGCCATCAATGCCGCGCCGCCCCATTCGCCGCCGGCGGAGAAACCCTGGATGATGCGCAGGAGCACCAGCAGGATCGGAGCCCACAGGCCGATGGTGGCGTAGGTGGGCAGGAGGCCGATCAGCGCGGTGGCCGCGCCCATCAGGATCAGGGTGGCGACCAGCACGCGCTTGCGTCCGTACTTGTCACCCAGGTGGCCTGCCACAATAGCGCCCAGCGGACGGAAGAGGAAGGAAATGCCGATCATTGCGAAGGCGAGGATCTGCCCCAGGCCCGGGTTGGACACGCTCAACGGCTGCAGGAAGAGCGGCGTCAGCAAGGTCGCGGTGAGCTGGGCAAAGATGAAGAAGTCGTACCACTCAATGGTGGTGCCAACCAATGTGCCGGCAAGGACACGACGTTCCTCGGAACGTTTGCTGCTTGCCGCGAGGGATGAGGAAGCCATGGGAGAACTCCTGCGTTCGGTGCTAGGTGCGGTGGACGAGTGTAGGCATCATACCGACCGTTCGGACGGTAAAGTGCTTTGTCCATGGTAACCCATCATCGTGACTCCGCTCACGTCAATTTGGGTCTCGGCTGTTCCTCCCCTTGCGCGGGGAATGTCCGGCGCCGGATGCGCCGGCAATCCGGCGTCTTGGGCGAAGGCGTTTCCGCGGTGGTTCCTCAATCCTCCCGGCCCAGGAATTCGCGCACTCGCAGGCACATCGGCTCGCGGTCGTAGCTGTTCACCATGGCTCCGGCCATGCGCACGGGATCGCCGAAAAAAAAAGTATTCATAGAGTGCCTGGCGACCGGAGAATCCGGTGATCGAGGCGTCGTAGGCGAGCTTGAACAGCCGGATCCGCTCGGACCCCGTCAGGGACTTGCCCTGCAGGTATTTGGCGATATCCTCGGTCGCAACCTCCAGGTCCGCTTCGCCGGGCAGCGCCATGAGGCCCGAAGCGCAGAACTTCCGGATGATCTCCGGGAAGCGCTGGGAGATCTTCGGATACCAGTTGCGGGCGGCATTCAGCGTTTCCCAATGCGGCAACAGCACCCCGTCAACGCTGGGGGCCGCCTGCGCCTCGGCCGCGACCACCAGCGCCTTGCCGATCTCCACGTTGCGGATCAACTCCGCCAGGTCCTCCTGGATATGCGCAAAGCCGTCGATGCCAATGGCTCCGGCGATCTCCGAGGCCAGCCCCAGGTAGAACTCGGACTTGGCGACGGTGCGGGTGACGACCTGGTGCGTCATCAACGCGCCGGCTCCGGTGTCGGTATACCAGGCGTTGCAGAGTTCCGGGCGCCCGAGCATGAAGATGCGCTCATTGGGGATGAACACCTCGTCGAACACCACCACCGCGTCGATCTCGTCGAAGCGGGCTGCCAGCGGCTCGTCATGCGTGTTGCCGCCGTTGTGCAGCCCGGTGCGGCAGAGGTAGCGCAACCCGGGCGCGTCGTTGGCCACGGCCACGGCAAAGGAATAGGGAGCGTCCTCGGGGGTGCCGCGCAGCACGGTGGAGGGAAAAACCAGCAGCTCGTCGGCGATCGGGGCGACGGTGGCGAGCATCCGGGCACCGCTGATGACAATGCCGTCTGCCCGTTCCTCGACAATGCGCGCGGTGAGCTGGCCGCCGAGCTGCTCGGAGCCGGAGACCGAACGGTTGACTTGGGGTGGGATCAGGGTGTGCGTGGCCAAGAGGTCGTTCTCGCGGGCGAATTCGTAGTAGGCCTCGATGCGCTCCCCGAAGACCGGGTCGCCCTGTGCAAAGAACGTCTTGGCGGTGGACAGGGCGGTGAGGGCGGCGTTCATGTAGTCGGCGGTCCGGCCCAGGAAGCCGTTGGAATACTCGGACCAGGTGGCTGTCGCCGCCCGCCGCCGGGCCAGGTCCTGCGGCGTGCGCGGCACCAGGAAAGAGGCATTGACCAGGTCCCCGGTGGTGGGCGATTCGTAGGTCAGCGCGTCCCGGTGGGCCGGGTCGTGTTGCATGTCAAAGAGTTTCGCGTAAGTGAGCGCCAGCTGCCTGAAGGCCGGGTGCCGGGTGAGGTTTTCGGAGACCACCTCCCCGTCGATGACCAGGTGCGGACGCATCGCGTCCAGCTTGGCCAGGAACTGCGCCCCGGTTCTGATTCCCATGTTCAAGACCCCTCTTGAGTAGTGGCGGTGCTTCCGGATCGGCGGTGGACTAGAGCAGTTCCTCGACGCCCAGGTGGCGTTCGGGGATGGTGGTGAAGGACCCATTGGCGAAGGCCAGCGCGTCGCCGCGGCGGTAGTTGAAGTTGCGGACCTCGCCCAGATAGAGCGTGTGGTCACCACCGTCGTAGGCGGCCCACGGTGCGCAGGAGAAGTAGGCGAGCACGCCGGCGAGCCGCGGGGCCGTGGCCCCCTCGATCCAGACCGGATCGTGGCTCGGGCGGCCGGCGAAATGCAGGGCAAGGTCCATCTGCTCGGCGCCGAGGATGTTCACCGTGAACGACCGGTTGGCCAGCTCATCGTGGGCCTTCGTGGACCGGGCAATGGAAACCAGCACCAGGGGCGGGTCCATGGAGACAGAGGTGAACGAATTCACCGTGATCCCGTGGCGCTTGCTTTGTCCGTCAAAGGTCACAATGGCCACGCCGGTGGCAAAACGACCCAGGCTGCCGCGGAAATGTGGCAACGTGGAGGCATCGATCCGGCGCGGAACGCCACCCTCGGCAATTTCGTCCTTGCCCGGGACGATCATGGCGTGCTCCTGCTTCCCATTCCCGCCGGCCCCTCGCATTCACGCGGCAAATGTTCTAATATCGAACGAGCAGTTCCAATAAAGAATAGTATTTGCACCATAACCCAGCGCGGGTTGACCCACAACCCCCACGGGCAGCGCCACGCGGCGCCAACCCACCGAAGGACGGCACCGGCCCCCATGACCGCCACCAGCACCACCGCACCGGCATCACAAACACTCTCCCGCGGCATCCGCATGCTGGAGATCCTTGCCGAGGCCAACGGGCCCATGACCATTGCCGAGCTCGCCGAGGATCTTGGCGTGCACCGCTCGATCGCCTACCGGATCCTGCGCACCCTGGAATCCCACCGACTGGTCACCCGCGACGAGTCCGGCCGGGTGCACGGCGCCCCGGGCCTTGCC contains:
- a CDS encoding flavin reductase family protein yields the protein MIVPGKDEIAEGGVPRRIDASTLPHFRGSLGRFATGVAIVTFDGQSKRHGITVNSFTSVSMDPPLVLVSIARSTKAHDELANRSFTVNILGAEQMDLALHFAGRPSHDPVWIEGATAPRLAGVLAYFSCAPWAAYDGGDHTLYLGEVRNFNYRRGDALAFANGSFTTIPERHLGVEELL
- a CDS encoding MFS transporter, which gives rise to MASSSLAASSKRSEERRVLAGTLVGTTIEWYDFFIFAQLTATLLTPLFLQPLSVSNPGLGQILAFAMIGISFLFRPLGAIVAGHLGDKYGRKRVLVATLILMGAATALIGLLPTYATIGLWAPILLVLLRIIQGFSAGGEWGGAALMAVEHAPNNKRGFFGAFPQIGVPIGMIIATGMLYLLRTSMSPEQFAAWGWRVPFLLSVVLIVVGYLIRKAVEESPIFKQLALRKASEHTPLKQLFQTNTKEVIQAALIFIANNAAGYLVIAFFIAYTTRVLEMPTAPVLLATTIGSVGWLIFTLVGGWLSDHLGRRNTFLIGYGIVFVWMIPMFLLIETRSVFLYGVSIFILTVGLGLSYGPQSAMYAEMFPAHIRYSGISIGYALGAILGGAFASTVAEILLQRTGWSGSIAIYIMVLTLISMAAVIWVGETKGRNLHVEDIDPELQAAHDAKHRSQEA
- the hpaB gene encoding 4-hydroxyphenylacetate 3-monooxygenase, oxygenase component; its protein translation is MGIRTGAQFLAKLDAMRPHLVIDGEVVSENLTRHPAFRQLALTYAKLFDMQHDPAHRDALTYESPTTGDLVNASFLVPRTPQDLARRRAATATWSEYSNGFLGRTADYMNAALTALSTAKTFFAQGDPVFGERIEAYYEFARENDLLATHTLIPPQVNRSVSGSEQLGGQLTARIVEERADGIVISGARMLATVAPIADELLVFPSTVLRGTPEDAPYSFAVAVANDAPGLRYLCRTGLHNGGNTHDEPLAARFDEIDAVVVFDEVFIPNERIFMLGRPELCNAWYTDTGAGALMTHQVVTRTVAKSEFYLGLASEIAGAIGIDGFAHIQEDLAELIRNVEIGKALVVAAEAQAAPSVDGVLLPHWETLNAARNWYPKISQRFPEIIRKFCASGLMALPGEADLEVATEDIAKYLQGKSLTGSERIRLFKLAYDASITGFSGRQALYEYFFFRRSRAHGRSHGEQLRPRADVPASARIPGPGGLRNHRGNAFAQDAGLPAHPAPDIPRARGGTAETQIDVSGVTMMGYHGQSTLPSERSV